A window of Diabrotica virgifera virgifera chromosome 9, PGI_DIABVI_V3a contains these coding sequences:
- the LOC114329783 gene encoding zinc finger protein 493-like isoform X1 — protein sequence MEVKQEASVQTCKTDTDNETYDDGPLDFFKIEVKEEPKTESVYEDYVVVLKTEVEQDEHKFTPFEEKQTTNEKSYSQEESKLEIIEILPKHSSDKANFMSRQDGGTALDQNMTVANGERHYQCEVCFKKFSRNERLKKHLRVHTGKKQYKCKTCLKQFRGASDLKVHLRVHTGDKPYKCETCLKQFRGASDLKVHLRVHTGEKLYKCEICFKQFSQACNLKTHLRVHTGEKPYKCETCLKQFRTTSELKTHLTTHTGEKLYKCEICFKQFSQACNLKTHLRVHTGEKPYKCETCLKQFRTTSELKTHLTTHTGEKLYKCEICFKQFSQACNLKTHLRVHTGEKPYKCETCLKQFCTSSDMKKHFLRVHIGEKLYKCEICFKQFSQACNLKKHLRVHTGEKQYKCEICFKQFSEAGHLKAHLRVHTGEKPHKCEICFKRFSRADNLTTHLRVHTGEKPYKCETCLKQFRFASDLKVHLIGHTGEKPHKCETCLKQFCTSSEVKRHFLRVHTEEKPCECNICLKQFNTTSKLKTHLRTHSGEKLYKCEICFKQFSQTSSLKTHLRVHTGEKPYKCEICFKQFSEAHHLKTHLRVHTGEKPYKCEICFKQFSEAGHLKTHLRVHTGEKPHKCEICLKQFSQAISLKTHLRVHTGEKPYKCEICFKQFSEASHLKRHLRVHTEEKPYECEICLKQFRTTSDLKTHLRTHTEEKPYKCEICSKQFSQKRHLKRHLKVHTRRDLDENTSEHH from the coding sequence GTTATTCCCAAGAGGAGAGCAAATTGGAAATTATCGAGATACTACCTAAACATTCATCTGATAAAGCAAATTTCATGAGTCGACAAGATGGAGGAACAGCATTAGATCAAAATATGACTGTTGCGAATGGAGAGAGACATTATCAATGCGAAGTTTGTTTTAAGAAGTTTTCTCGAAATGAGcgtttaaaaaaacatttgagagtgcacacagGGAAAAAACAATACAAGTGTAAAACTTGCTTAAAACAGTTTCGTGGTGCAAGTGATTTGAAAGTacatttaagagtgcacactggagataaaccatacaagtgtgaaacttgCTTGAAACAGTTTCGTGGTGCAAGTGATTTGAAAGTacatttaagagtgcacactggagaaaaactttacaagtgcgagatttgttttaagcaatttagtcaagcatgtaatttgaaaacacatttgagagtgcacactggggaaaaaccgtacaagtgtgaaacttgCTTAAAACAGTTTCGTACTACAAGTGAATTGAAAACACATTTGACaacgcacactggagaaaaactttacaagtgcgagatttgttttaagcaatttagtcaagcatgtaatttgaaaacacatttgagagtgcacactggggaaaaaccatacaagtgtgaaacttgCTTAAAACAGTTTCGTACTACAAGTGAATTGAAAACACATTTGACaacgcacactggagaaaaactttacaagtgcgagatttgttttaagcaatttagtcaagcatgtaatttgaaaacacatttgagagtgcacactggggaaaaaccgtacaagtgtgaaacttgCTTAAAACAGTTTTGTACTTCAAGTGAcatgaaaaaacattttttaagagTGCACATTGGAGAAAAACTttacaagtgcgagatttgttttaagcaatttagtcaagcatgtaatttgaaaaaacatttgagagtgcacactggggaaaaacaatacaagtgtgagatttgctTTAAACAGTTTAGTGAGGCAGGCCATTTGAAAGCacatttaagagtgcacactggagaaaaacctcacaagtgcgagatttgttttaaacgttttagTAGAGCAGATAATTTAACAACACATTTgcgagtgcacactggggaaaaaccatacaagtgtgaaacttgCTTAAAACAGTTTCGTTTTGCAAGTGATCTGAAAGTACATTTGATAgggcacactggggaaaaacctcacaagtgtgaaacttGCTTAAAACAGTTTTGTACTTCAAGTGAAGTGAAAAGACATTTTTTAAGAGtgcacactgaagaaaaaccTTGTGAGTGCAacatttgtttaaaacagtttaataCTACAAGTAaattgaaaacacatttgagaacgCACAGTGGAGAAAAACTttacaagtgcgagatttgttttaagcaatttagtcaaacaagtagtttgaaaacacatttgagagtgcatactggggaaaaaccatacaagtgtgagatttgttttaaacagtttagtgagGCACaccatttgaaaacacatttgagagtgcatactggggaaaaaccatataagtgtgagatttgttttaaacagtttagtgagGCAGgccatttgaaaacacatttgagagtgcacactggggaaaaacctcacaagtgtgaaatttgtttgaagcaatttagtcaagcaattagtttgaaaacacatttgagagtgcatactggggaaaaaccatataagtgtgagatttgttttaaacagtttagtgagGCAAGccatttgaaaagacatttaagagtgcacactgaagaaaaaccTTACGAGTGCGagatttgtttaaaacagtttcgTACTACAAgtgatttgaaaacacatttgagaacgCACACTGAAGAAAAACCTTACAAATGCGAGATTTGCTCTAAGCAGTTTTCTCAGAAACGTCATTTGAAACGTCATTTGAAAGTACATACTAGAAGAGATCTTGACGAGAACACGTCGGAACATCATTAA